Within the Maribacter sp. BPC-D8 genome, the region AAGTGAGAAAGACAAACAACCAAATCGCACTTTTCCTCATTCTTAAGTTTGATCTCCATATCGGTTGCCAGTTCATAAGGGTCAAGAAATACGGTCTCTTTATAGAGTTGTTTTGTAACCAGTCCGTCTAACTTAATTCCTAATCCGTAGACACCAACTTTAATTCCATCTTTCTCATAAATCTTATACGGCTGTGTTAATCCATCTAAAACCGTATTAGAGAAATCGTAATTGGCACTGATAAAATTAAATTTAGCGTAAGGCATTTGAGCTAATAATCCGTCAATACCATTATCAAAATCATGATTACCAATAGTGGTCGCATCATAATTAAGCATGCTCATTAATTTAAATTCTAGTTCACCACCATAAAAGTTAAAGTATGGAGTACCTTGAAAGATATCACCGGCATCGAAAAGAAATGTATGCGGGTTCACTTTACGAATACTATCTACCAAACCTGCTCTACGTGCCAAACCGCCCAACCCTGGGAAATCTGCATGATCGTTAGGGAAAGCATCTATATGACTATGTACATCATTGGTATGTAAAATAGTAATATGCTTTTTTGTAGATACATTGCAAGAGTTTAAACCCAAGCCACCAAGAGTCAGTAGACTAGACGATGCGGCAGTATTTCGTATAAATTTTCTTCTTTCCATTTTACTGTAATTGATAGTATCTTAAATCTACTTTTGGGGCAAGGGTATCCACTTTAGAAAAGAAATCTATCATGGCATTTCGTATCTTATAATCGGTTTCTGTTTTAGAAAGTGCTTCTTTAAAAAAGTTCATATTATCGCCACCAGTAACAAGGTAGTCAGATGTAGCAACATAATAAGACTTGTTTTTATCTACAGTTTTACTGTTAATAGTAAAAGTATTTACCGTGTTATCTTTATTTAGAATAAGCTGTATACCGGCAACAGGGTGCGCTCTTTTAGATTGTATGAGGTAGTCGACCATCTTTAATAGGGCACTGCCTTTAAGTTCTACGACTACTACCGAATTTTCAAAAGGCATTACTTCATACGCAGTTCTAGAAGTGACATTACCTTTAGATATAATAGATCGAATACCGCCATGGTTCAATAATACCAGATCAATAGTATGCCCAGTGCGTTTATTGAATATGGGGTTTGTTTCGCTTAATACAATATCTGCCATTAAATTACCTGCAGTAGTATTGAATTTGCCATCGGTTTTAGTGATTACAAAAGGTGCATATGCCAAAGTACTGTCTAAAATACTTTCGACGCGATCATGATAAGGCTGAATAAATTTTTGAATACTATCAACTGAAGTAAAACTTGTGTCGATAGGTATCTGCTTGCCAGTCAGTTCTTTTAGTTGCTCAGGGTTGTTTTTGCAAGATGCTAAATTGAGCAATGTTAAAAATATAACAAAATGTTTTATTTTTAAAATACCAAAGTGTTTTAACTTCGCCATAGAGTTGCAGGGATATTATTTACATTTGTCAAAATGTAAAAATACATGTTTTTAAAAGGAATTAAGGACAAGTTTAAACGGAAATCTGGCCGTAAGATATTAAAACAGTTGGTGGCAACACCAGTTGCTGTAACGCGTGAGAGTAAGGGAATACGTTCTGTAGGTTGTATTGTGGATCTAGATAAGTTTGAGAAAACTGAATTGTTTTTTCAGTTTCAAGAAGAGCTATCGTTGCATCCCAATGCGGTTAA harbors:
- a CDS encoding bifunctional metallophosphatase/5'-nucleotidase; translation: MERRKFIRNTAASSSLLTLGGLGLNSCNVSTKKHITILHTNDVHSHIDAFPNDHADFPGLGGLARRAGLVDSIRKVNPHTFLFDAGDIFQGTPYFNFYGGELEFKLMSMLNYDATTIGNHDFDNGIDGLLAQMPYAKFNFISANYDFSNTVLDGLTQPYKIYEKDGIKVGVYGLGIKLDGLVTKQLYKETVFLDPYELATDMEIKLKNEEKCDLVVCLSHLGYEYSTEKPDDLKLAKRTKYTDLIIGGHTHTFLDKPTIVTNAAERDVLVNQVGCFGVNLGRIDFYFDNSTVNANGYTIKV
- a CDS encoding 5'-nucleotidase → MAKLKHFGILKIKHFVIFLTLLNLASCKNNPEQLKELTGKQIPIDTSFTSVDSIQKFIQPYHDRVESILDSTLAYAPFVITKTDGKFNTTAGNLMADIVLSETNPIFNKRTGHTIDLVLLNHGGIRSIISKGNVTSRTAYEVMPFENSVVVVELKGSALLKMVDYLIQSKRAHPVAGIQLILNKDNTVNTFTINSKTVDKNKSYYVATSDYLVTGGDNMNFFKEALSKTETDYKIRNAMIDFFSKVDTLAPKVDLRYYQLQ